Proteins encoded together in one Amphritea japonica ATCC BAA-1530 window:
- a CDS encoding ribose-phosphate diphosphokinase: MKTILINLESDPVLEAQLCDELDARRGELELRRFPDQETYLRVITECKDHNVVILCNLYQPDNKILRLLLLATTLREMGAQKIGLITPYLAYMRQDKQFHDGESVSSRPFAKLISEHLDFLVTVDPHLHRYKTLDEIYNIPSKVVHAAPLIADWIKDHIQNPLLIGPDSESEQWVSEVAKLADAPFQVLNKTRLGDYDVEVTLPEVERWLNHTPVLVDDIISSGRTMMETVIHLKEAGMPKATCIAVHGIFAGDAYQQLESIANVATSRCIVHPSSVIEIAPAIAVATQKLLKE, from the coding sequence ATGAAAACCATCCTGATCAACCTGGAATCTGATCCTGTACTGGAAGCTCAGCTGTGCGATGAGCTCGACGCCCGCCGGGGCGAACTGGAGCTGCGTCGTTTTCCAGACCAGGAGACTTACCTTCGGGTTATAACCGAATGTAAAGACCACAATGTCGTCATTCTGTGTAACCTTTATCAACCAGACAACAAAATACTCAGACTGCTACTGCTGGCCACAACCCTCAGAGAGATGGGGGCACAAAAAATCGGCCTGATCACCCCCTACCTGGCTTATATGCGCCAGGATAAGCAGTTTCATGATGGCGAGTCTGTGAGTTCACGCCCATTTGCCAAACTCATTTCTGAACACCTTGATTTTTTAGTTACCGTAGACCCACATCTACACCGCTACAAAACTCTGGATGAAATCTATAATATTCCTTCCAAAGTTGTGCATGCCGCACCATTAATTGCCGACTGGATCAAAGATCATATACAGAATCCGTTATTAATTGGCCCCGATAGTGAAAGCGAACAGTGGGTTTCTGAGGTAGCTAAGCTAGCCGACGCTCCCTTCCAGGTACTCAACAAAACGCGACTCGGTGACTATGACGTTGAGGTCACACTGCCTGAGGTCGAACGCTGGCTCAACCATACGCCGGTCTTAGTCGATGATATTATTTCCAGCGGACGCACCATGATGGAGACGGTCATCCACCTTAAAGAAGCGGGCATGCCTAAAGCCACCTGTATTGCGGTACATGGCATCTTTGCAGGTGATGCTTATCAACAACTTGAATCGATTGCGAATGTGGCCACCAGCCGCTGTATTGTGCACCCAAGCAGTGTGATTGAGATAGCCCCTGCAATCGCGGTAGCGACCCAAAAACTTCTGAAGGAATGA
- a CDS encoding thymidine phosphorylase family protein, whose protein sequence is MISTPERATTLQARRLGIDTRQEPIIYLRADSPVCRSEGFSALSRVLVHTEHNKIIATLNIITGEMLRRGQIGFSESAWLRLHLNTDDNVWLSHPRPVQSLSHVRAKVYGHSLNKSQFQEIINDIVDGRYADVHIAAFITACGDDKLNDTEITALTQAMIDSGSRIDWEEPLVIDKHCVGGLPGNRTTPIVVSILAASGLTMPKTSSRAITSPAGTADTMETMTDVSLTLEQMKQVVKQEGACLAWGGSVRLSPSDDILIQVERALDIDSEGQLIASVLSKKIAAGATHVLIDIPVGPTAKVRSQEAADKLANSFMTVGERLGIKIQILYTDGSQPVGNGIGPTLEAKDVMAVLQNDTDAPQDLKQRALTMAGAMLEMSGTATPGTGSDKATSILETGLAWEKFASICNAQGGMKQPGEASYLYKLMTEKAGRVESIDNRLLAQVAKLAGAPIDLTAGVEIHAKLGQQVHPQDPLLTIHAESSGELNYAVDFLESHPDIICLTSEVTDT, encoded by the coding sequence ATGATATCCACCCCTGAACGAGCAACAACGTTGCAGGCACGCAGACTGGGTATAGACACCCGTCAGGAACCTATCATCTACCTTAGAGCCGACAGCCCGGTCTGCCGTTCAGAAGGATTCTCGGCACTATCAAGAGTACTGGTTCACACGGAACACAATAAAATTATCGCCACCCTGAATATTATCACCGGCGAAATGCTACGCCGCGGCCAGATCGGATTCTCTGAATCAGCCTGGCTCAGACTTCACTTAAACACCGATGATAACGTCTGGCTTTCCCACCCACGGCCCGTCCAGTCACTCTCTCATGTGCGCGCTAAAGTTTACGGTCATTCACTGAATAAATCGCAATTTCAGGAGATCATCAACGACATCGTCGATGGACGTTACGCTGACGTTCATATTGCAGCGTTTATTACGGCCTGCGGTGATGACAAACTCAATGATACCGAGATTACGGCACTGACCCAGGCGATGATCGACTCCGGCAGTCGTATTGACTGGGAGGAACCTCTGGTCATTGACAAACATTGTGTCGGCGGACTCCCCGGCAACCGAACCACCCCCATCGTTGTCTCCATTCTGGCCGCCAGCGGTCTGACGATGCCAAAAACATCATCACGGGCGATCACCTCACCCGCTGGCACGGCTGACACCATGGAAACCATGACCGATGTTAGTCTGACACTGGAACAGATGAAGCAAGTCGTCAAACAGGAAGGTGCGTGCCTTGCCTGGGGCGGCTCTGTTCGTCTCAGCCCCTCAGACGACATTCTTATCCAGGTTGAACGGGCATTAGATATTGATAGCGAAGGCCAGCTGATCGCCTCTGTACTATCAAAAAAGATCGCCGCCGGTGCTACCCATGTATTGATCGATATTCCAGTTGGCCCCACAGCTAAAGTTCGCTCTCAGGAAGCCGCCGATAAACTGGCCAATTCCTTCATGACCGTTGGCGAACGGCTTGGCATTAAAATTCAGATTCTCTATACCGACGGCAGCCAGCCCGTCGGTAACGGCATCGGGCCTACCCTTGAAGCGAAAGATGTGATGGCCGTATTACAAAATGACACCGATGCTCCCCAAGACTTGAAACAGAGAGCGCTCACCATGGCTGGGGCGATGTTGGAAATGTCCGGCACCGCAACTCCGGGAACCGGCTCAGATAAAGCCACTAGCATCCTGGAGACAGGACTGGCCTGGGAAAAATTTGCGTCGATCTGTAACGCCCAGGGCGGTATGAAGCAGCCCGGTGAAGCATCTTATCTATACAAACTCATGACCGAAAAAGCCGGCCGTGTTGAATCGATCGACAATCGTCTTCTGGCTCAGGTGGCAAAACTAGCGGGCGCACCGATCGACCTTACCGCAGGCGTCGAGATACACGCCAAGCTCGGCCAACAGGTTCACCCTCAAGACCCGTTACTGACTATCCACGCTGAAAGCTCTGGCGAACTCAACTATGCGGTCGACTTTCTCGAAAGTCATCCGGACATTATCTGCCTGACCTCCGAGGTAACTGACACATGA
- a CDS encoding alpha-ketoglutarate-dependent dioxygenase AlkB family protein, with the protein MSHTTISQRELQLYPLFINQEEADRLFLTLVQQLNWRQDQIKMFGKCVNIPRLQCFQGDPGIKYHYSGLSLKSAPWHPLIKTIKQRIEVLSGHRFNSVLINYYRNGQDSMGWHSDDEPELGKNPVIASLSLGQQRRFLFRHRFDKTISPQEYLLNSGSLLIMAGQLQHNWQHSVPKTRRPSEGRINLTFRWTYTTDTEME; encoded by the coding sequence ATGAGTCACACAACGATCTCCCAGAGAGAACTACAGCTCTACCCACTCTTCATCAATCAGGAAGAGGCAGACCGCCTCTTCCTGACATTGGTACAGCAGCTTAACTGGCGGCAAGATCAGATAAAAATGTTTGGCAAGTGCGTCAACATTCCCCGCCTCCAGTGCTTTCAGGGTGATCCAGGCATTAAGTACCATTATTCGGGGCTAAGCCTGAAAAGTGCGCCCTGGCACCCTTTAATTAAAACGATAAAACAGCGCATAGAAGTGCTCAGCGGACATCGTTTCAACTCGGTCCTGATCAACTACTATCGAAATGGTCAGGACAGCATGGGCTGGCACAGTGACGATGAGCCCGAACTCGGTAAAAATCCAGTCATCGCCTCATTGAGCCTGGGGCAGCAACGCCGTTTTCTCTTCCGTCACCGGTTTGATAAAACGATTTCCCCACAGGAATACTTGCTCAACAGTGGCTCCCTGCTGATAATGGCGGGGCAATTACAACATAACTGGCAACACAGCGTGCCCAAAACCCGCCGGCCATCAGAGGGACGAATCAATCTGACCTTCCGATGGACCTACACCACCGATACAGAGATGGAATAA
- the nfsA gene encoding oxygen-insensitive NADPH nitroreductase, whose amino-acid sequence MNAVIDLLNSHRSIRKFTDQPITQEIINTLVQAGQSAATSSFIQACTVVQVNDQSKREQLVECSGGQAYVGEAPVFLVLCADMQRNKLACEMNDAAINSGFTEQFITATVDVGLFAQNLTVAAESLGLGAVYIGGIRNQIARVSELLDLPELVYPVFGLCLGYPDQNPEVKPRLPVDVVLKQDSYNDSSDQATITEYDKLVSDYYRTRTGGNKEMTWSEQMSGMLVKEARPHMLPFLKDKGFLLK is encoded by the coding sequence ATGAACGCCGTTATAGACCTGTTGAACAGCCACCGTTCAATCCGTAAATTTACTGACCAGCCGATCACTCAGGAGATTATCAACACTCTGGTTCAAGCCGGTCAGTCAGCCGCGACTTCTAGCTTTATTCAGGCATGTACCGTTGTTCAGGTGAATGATCAGAGCAAACGTGAACAACTGGTTGAATGCTCCGGTGGACAAGCCTACGTTGGCGAAGCCCCTGTATTTCTTGTACTTTGTGCTGATATGCAGCGTAACAAACTAGCCTGCGAAATGAATGATGCTGCGATTAATTCAGGCTTTACGGAACAGTTCATTACCGCCACCGTTGATGTCGGCCTGTTTGCTCAGAACCTTACCGTCGCCGCAGAGTCCCTCGGATTAGGCGCGGTCTATATTGGCGGCATCCGTAACCAGATCGCCCGGGTATCAGAACTACTCGACCTGCCTGAACTGGTTTATCCTGTGTTTGGGCTTTGCCTGGGCTATCCAGACCAGAATCCGGAAGTTAAACCCCGCCTGCCGGTCGACGTTGTTCTTAAACAAGACAGCTATAACGACAGCAGCGATCAGGCAACCATCACCGAATATGACAAGTTAGTCAGTGACTACTATCGCACCCGCACTGGCGGCAATAAAGAGATGACCTGGAGCGAACAGATGTCCGGCATGCTGGTAAAAGAAGCGCGACCACATATGTTGCCGTTTTTGAAAGATAAAGGTTTTTTATTGAAGTAA
- a CDS encoding fumarate hydratase, whose product MSVIRQDDFISSIADSLQFISYYHPIDFIQGVHEAYQKEENPAAKDAMAQILINSRMCAEGKRPICQDTGIVTVFLKVGMNVVWDAKMSVTDMVNEGVRQAYTHPDNVLRASILADPAGKRQNTKDNTPAVIHYEIVEGDEVEVHVAAKGGGSENKSKMAMLNPSDSIVDWIVKTVPTMGAGWCPPGMLGIGIGGTAEKAAVMAKESLMDPIDIHELRERGPQNRVEELRIEIMDAVNALGIGAQGLGGLTTVLDIKIMDYPTHAASLPVCMIPNCAATRHTHFKLNGNGPAVLTPPSLDEWPEVTFEVGSNTRRVDLNTVTPEDVLSWEPGETVLLNGKMLTGRDAAHKRMVEMLNNGEDLPVDLKGRFIYYVGPVDPVREEVVGPAGPTTATRMDKFTRQVIESTGLLGMIGKSERGPVAIDAIRDNKAVYLMAVGGAAYLVSKAITNAEVLAFPEMGMEAIYEFEVKDMPVTVAVDTNGVSVHNTGPAQWKKIIAEQV is encoded by the coding sequence ATGAGCGTAATTCGCCAAGACGATTTCATCAGCAGCATTGCCGACTCGCTGCAGTTCATCTCCTATTACCACCCGATCGACTTTATCCAGGGTGTGCACGAAGCCTATCAGAAGGAGGAGAACCCAGCGGCTAAAGACGCTATGGCGCAAATCCTGATTAATTCCCGTATGTGTGCCGAAGGTAAACGTCCTATCTGTCAGGATACGGGTATCGTTACCGTTTTCCTGAAAGTCGGTATGAATGTTGTCTGGGATGCCAAAATGAGCGTGACCGATATGGTCAACGAAGGTGTGCGTCAGGCTTACACTCATCCCGACAATGTGTTGCGTGCTTCTATATTGGCTGATCCTGCCGGTAAGCGTCAGAACACTAAAGATAATACTCCAGCGGTGATTCACTACGAGATCGTTGAAGGTGATGAAGTAGAAGTACATGTTGCGGCGAAAGGCGGCGGCTCAGAAAACAAATCTAAGATGGCGATGTTGAACCCATCTGACAGTATTGTTGATTGGATAGTGAAGACTGTTCCTACAATGGGTGCAGGCTGGTGTCCACCGGGTATGTTGGGCATAGGTATTGGTGGTACCGCTGAAAAAGCTGCTGTCATGGCGAAAGAGTCCCTGATGGACCCGATTGATATCCATGAGCTGCGTGAGCGTGGACCACAGAATCGCGTTGAAGAACTGCGTATCGAAATCATGGATGCAGTCAACGCTCTGGGTATAGGTGCGCAGGGTCTGGGTGGTCTGACGACTGTACTGGATATCAAAATTATGGATTATCCTACCCACGCAGCTTCACTGCCGGTATGTATGATCCCTAACTGTGCGGCAACCCGCCATACTCACTTCAAGCTGAACGGTAACGGTCCGGCTGTATTGACCCCGCCGAGCCTGGATGAGTGGCCGGAAGTGACATTCGAAGTGGGTTCTAATACCCGTCGTGTCGATTTGAATACCGTGACGCCTGAAGATGTGTTGAGCTGGGAGCCAGGTGAAACTGTCTTGCTGAACGGTAAGATGCTCACCGGTCGTGATGCTGCGCATAAGCGCATGGTCGAGATGCTTAACAACGGTGAAGATCTGCCGGTTGATCTGAAAGGGCGCTTTATCTATTACGTGGGTCCGGTTGACCCGGTACGTGAGGAAGTTGTTGGGCCTGCTGGTCCAACGACGGCTACCCGGATGGATAAATTCACTCGTCAGGTAATCGAAAGCACTGGTTTGCTGGGAATGATCGGTAAATCTGAACGTGGACCGGTTGCGATTGATGCTATTCGTGATAATAAAGCGGTGTATCTGATGGCGGTGGGTGGTGCTGCATACCTGGTATCTAAGGCAATTACGAATGCTGAAGTACTGGCCTTTCCTGAAATGGGGATGGAAGCGATCTACGAGTTTGAAGTGAAGGATATGCCGGTTACTGTTGCCGTAGACACGAACGGTGTTTCCGTTCATAACACCGGCCCTGCTCAGTGGAAGAAGATTATCGCCGAACAGGTGTAA
- a CDS encoding c-type cytochrome encodes MNKVMVKLLSVAALAGVMASPVQAEEAAMVAAGAEVFKRCQACHTADSSKNAFGPSLTGVVGREAAALPRFAYSEALQKSGITWTEDNLRQWVADNAKLVPGTRMRHVAISDVAEQDYLIAYLKTL; translated from the coding sequence ATGAATAAAGTAATGGTTAAGTTGCTGTCTGTGGCCGCACTGGCCGGAGTGATGGCTTCGCCTGTACAGGCGGAAGAAGCTGCAATGGTTGCGGCTGGAGCAGAAGTGTTTAAACGCTGCCAGGCCTGTCATACAGCGGATAGCAGTAAAAATGCCTTTGGCCCAAGTCTGACGGGCGTAGTCGGTCGTGAAGCTGCAGCCCTGCCGCGTTTTGCCTATTCTGAAGCGCTGCAAAAATCAGGTATTACCTGGACGGAAGACAATCTGCGCCAATGGGTTGCTGACAATGCCAAACTGGTTCCCGGCACGCGGATGCGCCACGTAGCAATTTCTGACGTTGCTGAGCAGGATTATCTGATTGCTTACCTGAAGACACTTTAA
- a CDS encoding prenyltransferase, with protein MKQDKYSLGRALRPFSFSVALITCLVGIVSAAGLPAFNYSVAFLILLGALVLQAGVNLINDHADLKQLKNHNARQQVIRNFRLGLVCFLLASAIGVSLLSVTGLELLILLSIGLLGGLGYTVEPVNFKRRGLAVVLVFWLMGVLMVCGSYFILAGELSWSVFYRSIPVSLVSSLLLLANEIRDVRSDSAAGIRTLTVRIGLNAAKGLYVTLLLLVAGISLILWVTEVIPGLWWLGSLPLIYWLYKQQLTEAGRISLPPASGRFFMVFGLLYCLSL; from the coding sequence ATGAAACAGGATAAGTATTCGCTGGGGCGGGCCTTGCGCCCATTCTCTTTTTCAGTGGCACTGATCACCTGTCTGGTCGGTATCGTTAGTGCTGCTGGATTGCCTGCGTTTAATTACTCGGTGGCTTTCCTGATTCTGTTGGGTGCTTTGGTGCTTCAAGCGGGAGTGAACCTGATTAATGACCACGCTGATTTGAAACAATTGAAAAATCACAATGCCCGTCAGCAGGTCATTCGTAATTTCAGACTAGGGTTAGTGTGCTTTCTGTTGGCGTCGGCGATAGGCGTTAGTCTTCTGAGTGTTACCGGGCTCGAGTTACTTATACTGTTGTCGATCGGGCTGCTTGGTGGATTGGGCTATACCGTTGAGCCGGTCAACTTTAAGCGGCGAGGCTTAGCCGTGGTGTTAGTGTTCTGGCTGATGGGCGTGCTGATGGTCTGTGGTAGTTATTTTATACTGGCAGGAGAACTTAGCTGGTCAGTCTTCTATCGGTCGATCCCGGTGAGTCTGGTTAGTTCGTTATTACTTCTGGCCAATGAGATCAGGGATGTAAGGAGTGATTCTGCCGCGGGTATTCGAACCCTGACGGTGCGGATAGGACTGAATGCGGCGAAAGGTTTGTATGTCACGCTGTTGCTGCTGGTCGCGGGTATATCGTTGATACTTTGGGTTACAGAGGTTATTCCCGGATTATGGTGGCTGGGAAGTTTACCGCTTATCTACTGGCTTTATAAACAACAGTTAACCGAAGCAGGAAGGATATCTTTGCCTCCGGCCAGTGGTCGGTTCTTTATGGTGTTTGGCCTGTTGTATTGTTTGAGTTTATAA
- a CDS encoding flavodoxin domain-containing protein: MADIQVLVGSTYGNAGQIADDCTEQLNNLGHKAVLLSEPAYEQVIAQPDVLLICTATIGQGEIPANLMPLYCQLKDRSPDFTKVRFGLIALGDSSYESFAEGGKQMNELMYDLGAKPVGQALFIDSCETPDPDEAAAEWIDEWSTKL; this comes from the coding sequence ATGGCGGATATACAAGTATTAGTGGGCTCAACCTATGGCAATGCCGGTCAGATAGCAGATGACTGCACCGAACAGTTAAATAACTTAGGTCATAAGGCAGTGCTGTTGAGTGAGCCAGCCTATGAGCAAGTGATCGCTCAGCCTGATGTGTTGTTAATCTGCACTGCAACAATCGGGCAGGGTGAAATCCCCGCCAATCTGATGCCGCTGTACTGTCAGTTGAAAGATCGTTCTCCCGATTTTACAAAGGTTAGATTTGGCCTTATTGCACTAGGTGATAGCTCATATGAATCTTTTGCCGAAGGCGGCAAACAGATGAATGAGCTGATGTATGATCTTGGCGCTAAGCCGGTGGGGCAGGCGCTGTTTATCGATAGTTGTGAAACACCAGATCCGGACGAAGCTGCAGCGGAATGGATTGATGAATGGTCCACTAAACTCTGA
- a CDS encoding putative bifunctional diguanylate cyclase/phosphodiesterase, translated as MKYIESTRGKLISIFVLIKVIPLICLAFFAWNAATELGKKVTDRSAEMTDGMFETIQNVGNIVIDDSTKALDSRSREAIERLTTDTAQAVAKFLYERDQDIRLVALLEPTEQNFRHFFNNRTRDLYQHGEWALSPDQSHWLAVEDKRFSESPNVKAELKDNAKQFHQREEEFFGQKQSVRLYQEITLIGLDGVEILKVSSDDGDKKSLIDTSQRLQTFAKAETYWSELQSLQAGEIYVSEVIGEYVKSSVIGPYIPESVSKAGLDFKPEESAYAGTENPMGKRFQGIVRWATPLLKDGKIVGYVTLALNHDHIRQFTDRITPTEQRYTQIADSIEGNYAFMWDHKNRSISHPRDYFIHGYHHETGLPETPWMDSELYQAWQQSKLPSHEFLAGIPYFDQPSLNKKPAKELIRQGTIALDCRYLNFSPQCQGWDQLTRDGGSGSFVIYFSGLWKLTTAATIPYYTGRYGQSRKGFGFVTIGANVDEFHLAAVESGSRISNIITSKIIDYQKQRDALISSIQHRLSVSTLELAISTVILIIIVIAIAIWMANSLTRRITAINDGIQRFHNGDMNHRLPIHSRDEMGRLTASFNAMADTIESNIEQMSNEIVIRRQNEDQLRVAGVAFETQEGMCITNADNVILSVNQAFTDITGYNPVDVIGKTPKILRSGEHPQAFYDQIRQEVRNRGQWQGEICCKRKNGEIFPEWLMITTVTDDHGTITHYVRALTDISERKASEKHIRQLAYYDSLTKLPNRRMLTERLEQAVMASQRYGREGALLFIDLDNFKTLNDTVGHHQGDILLQKVAEQLTCLVRKTDTVARFGGDEFIIMLTDLDVNSEVAMSQISNLSEKILEAQNQYYTFSGFNHHSTLSIGVTVFSDNNKVGIDQLLQQADLAMYQAKAAGRNTIRFFNPKMQEAASRRAQLETDLHLAIENKQFQLYYQPQVDSDGAVIGSEALIRWNHPERGMVSPLDFISVAEETGQILSIGLWVLEEACQQLKRWEDAGFGALTVAVNVSARQYQHPDFVAAVIEILEKTGVKPGSLNLELTESVLSNNIDDVANKMWQLGAQGIGFALDDFGTGYSSLSYLKKLPLNYLKIDQTFVRDLLTDPNDTAIAQTIIALAQSMSLKVIAEGVETEAQRQRLHEFGCHIYQGYLFGKPVPAEELKLEEFMIQD; from the coding sequence ATGAAATATATTGAAAGCACTCGCGGAAAGCTGATAAGTATTTTTGTCCTCATAAAGGTAATTCCATTAATCTGTCTGGCTTTTTTTGCCTGGAATGCGGCGACCGAACTGGGGAAAAAAGTTACTGATCGTTCTGCTGAAATGACTGATGGAATGTTCGAAACAATCCAGAATGTTGGCAATATTGTCATTGATGACAGCACAAAAGCGCTGGATAGTCGTTCAAGAGAAGCGATCGAGCGACTCACCACGGATACGGCGCAAGCGGTTGCCAAGTTCCTCTATGAAAGGGATCAGGACATCCGTCTGGTCGCGTTGCTTGAACCCACAGAGCAAAACTTCAGACACTTTTTCAATAATAGAACGCGAGATTTATATCAGCATGGTGAGTGGGCATTATCCCCAGATCAAAGCCACTGGCTTGCGGTCGAAGATAAACGCTTTTCAGAGTCGCCAAACGTAAAAGCAGAACTTAAAGACAATGCTAAGCAGTTTCATCAGCGAGAGGAAGAGTTTTTTGGGCAAAAACAATCGGTTCGTTTGTATCAGGAAATAACGCTGATCGGCCTGGATGGCGTGGAGATACTCAAAGTTTCTAGTGATGATGGCGATAAAAAATCCTTGATTGATACTTCTCAACGCTTGCAGACTTTCGCGAAAGCAGAAACTTACTGGTCAGAGTTGCAATCACTGCAAGCGGGTGAAATCTATGTTTCTGAAGTTATTGGAGAATATGTTAAAAGCTCAGTCATAGGGCCCTATATTCCCGAAAGCGTATCCAAAGCTGGTCTTGATTTTAAGCCGGAAGAATCTGCATATGCAGGTACAGAAAATCCAATGGGGAAACGCTTTCAGGGTATTGTTCGATGGGCTACACCATTGCTGAAAGATGGAAAAATAGTTGGTTATGTTACTCTGGCTTTGAATCACGATCATATACGTCAGTTTACTGACCGAATCACGCCTACAGAACAACGTTACACTCAGATAGCGGACTCGATAGAGGGTAATTACGCTTTCATGTGGGATCACAAGAATCGTTCTATTTCCCACCCCAGAGATTATTTTATTCATGGTTATCATCATGAAACAGGATTGCCTGAAACGCCCTGGATGGACAGTGAACTGTATCAGGCGTGGCAGCAGTCGAAGTTGCCCTCTCATGAATTCCTCGCTGGGATCCCTTATTTTGACCAGCCTTCTTTGAATAAAAAGCCAGCGAAAGAACTGATTCGTCAGGGCACTATAGCCCTGGATTGTCGTTATTTGAACTTCTCCCCTCAATGTCAGGGCTGGGATCAACTGACTCGAGATGGTGGTTCTGGGTCGTTTGTTATCTATTTCAGTGGGCTTTGGAAACTTACCACTGCAGCCACTATTCCCTATTATACCGGCCGTTATGGTCAGAGCAGAAAAGGATTTGGTTTTGTTACTATTGGTGCCAATGTGGATGAGTTTCATCTTGCGGCGGTTGAATCAGGTAGCCGTATTTCAAATATTATTACCTCTAAGATAATTGATTATCAGAAACAGCGTGACGCGCTCATCTCTTCGATTCAACACCGGCTTAGCGTTTCAACACTTGAGCTGGCTATCTCAACGGTAATACTCATTATTATTGTTATCGCTATAGCGATCTGGATGGCTAACTCATTGACCCGTCGGATCACCGCTATAAATGACGGCATCCAAAGATTTCATAATGGAGATATGAATCATCGATTGCCAATTCATAGCCGGGATGAGATGGGGCGCCTTACCGCTTCGTTTAATGCAATGGCAGACACCATTGAAAGTAACATTGAGCAGATGAGCAATGAGATCGTTATCAGACGTCAAAATGAAGATCAACTCAGGGTTGCTGGTGTGGCTTTTGAAACCCAGGAAGGGATGTGTATTACTAATGCTGATAACGTAATTCTCAGCGTAAACCAGGCATTTACGGATATTACCGGCTACAACCCGGTAGACGTAATTGGTAAAACACCTAAGATTCTTCGTTCAGGCGAGCACCCTCAAGCGTTTTATGATCAGATCAGGCAAGAAGTACGCAATCGGGGTCAGTGGCAGGGAGAGATCTGTTGTAAACGTAAAAACGGTGAAATTTTCCCTGAGTGGTTAATGATTACAACCGTTACAGATGATCATGGGACTATCACTCACTATGTTAGGGCGCTCACCGATATCAGCGAACGTAAAGCATCAGAAAAGCATATTCGGCAGCTGGCTTATTACGACTCTTTAACGAAGCTACCAAACCGGAGAATGCTCACAGAACGTCTTGAACAGGCAGTAATGGCTTCACAGCGCTATGGCAGAGAAGGTGCTCTGTTATTTATTGATCTAGATAATTTTAAGACGCTGAACGACACCGTAGGCCATCATCAGGGTGATATTCTGTTACAGAAAGTTGCCGAACAGTTAACCTGCCTTGTTCGAAAAACCGATACAGTCGCCCGGTTCGGCGGCGATGAGTTTATTATCATGCTGACAGATCTGGACGTTAATTCAGAGGTTGCGATGAGCCAGATTAGTAATCTGAGTGAAAAAATACTTGAAGCGCAAAATCAATATTACACTTTTTCAGGTTTCAATCACCACAGTACTCTGAGTATTGGCGTTACAGTGTTTTCTGATAATAATAAGGTTGGCATTGATCAGCTTTTACAGCAGGCTGACCTGGCTATGTATCAGGCAAAGGCCGCAGGTAGAAATACGATTCGTTTCTTTAATCCGAAAATGCAGGAAGCGGCGAGCCGGCGAGCTCAACTTGAGACTGATCTGCATCTGGCGATTGAGAATAAGCAATTTCAGCTTTACTACCAACCGCAGGTGGATTCTGATGGTGCTGTGATTGGATCTGAAGCGTTGATACGCTGGAATCATCCGGAGCGCGGTATGGTCTCACCACTGGATTTTATATCTGTGGCTGAAGAGACGGGGCAGATTCTATCTATCGGTCTATGGGTTCTGGAAGAAGCTTGCCAACAGCTGAAACGATGGGAAGATGCTGGTTTTGGCGCTTTAACCGTTGCTGTGAATGTCAGTGCCCGCCAATATCAGCATCCAGACTTTGTAGCGGCTGTAATAGAGATCCTTGAGAAAACCGGTGTCAAGCCTGGCAGTTTGAATCTAGAGCTGACGGAGAGCGTTTTATCTAACAATATTGATGATGTTGCTAATAAGATGTGGCAGCTGGGTGCACAAGGCATAGGCTTCGCACTCGACGACTTTGGTACCGGATACTCCTCTCTGAGTTATCTAAAGAAATTGCCACTTAACTATCTGAAAATTGATCAGACCTTTGTCCGTGACCTACTCACTGACCCAAACGATACGGCTATCGCACAGACAATTATTGCTTTGGCCCAAAGCATGAGTCTTAAGGTCATCGCAGAAGGTGTCGAAACTGAAGCGCAAAGACAACGGCTTCATGAGTTTGGGTGTCATATCTATCAGGGTTACCTGTTTGGTAAGCCTGTACCTGCTGAAGAGTTAAAGTTAGAAGAGTTTATGATTCAGGATTAA